TTTTAAATTGCTGCAGTACTGTTTTTAAATGTTCATCTGCATTAGTGGGAAATCGCATGCGCCCACCATAGAGTTGATCACCTACGACAGGATGATTGATGTAAGCCAAATGCACTCTGATTTGATGCGTACGACCAGTCATAAGGGCGACATCTAATAAAGTAAAATCGTGATATTGTTTATTTACTGTATAGTGAGTTATCGCTTGTCGACCTTGCTCGGTAACTGTCATTTTCAATCGGTTTCTGGAATGTCTGCCAAAGCCCGTATCGATGGTTCCTCCAGAAATAATATGTCCTTGCACCAAGGTAATGTAATGACGTTGAATTTCACGTGCTTGCATCTGCCGTATTAATGATGTGTGTGCTGTAAGAGATTTGGCAACTATCAGTAAGCCCGTAGTATCCTTATCCAGGCGGTGAACAATACCTGCTCGTGGTAGATTATGTAAAACTGGCGCATGGTGGAGAAGCGCATTAACCAACGTATGATTTCTATTTCCAGCACCGGGGTGTACTACCAAATCAGCGGGTTTATTCAGTACTAGTAGTTGCTCATCTTCATAAATGATCTGAAGAGGGATGTCCTCTGGTTCACACAAATTAAAATCCGTTTCGGCTTTTATGAAATTAACGTTAATTTCAATTAAATCGCCGTCCATAGTTTTATCTTTGGGCTTACAAGGCTTATGGTTTAAGGTAACAGATCCCGTTTTGATCCAATTACTAATTTGCGAGCGCGAATATTCCGGCAACAATTGGGCGAGCACACTATCTACACGTTGACTGTGATACTCGCGCGGAATGGTTATTTGTTTTTTTAGATGCTCTATCATTTAGGCTGTTTGCGTCTCAGTTTCAATGAGTCGGCCTCTTAATGAGTTAGGGAGCGCATCACTGATTTGGATAGTAACAAATTGTCCTATTAAATGTTCGGGGCCATCAAAATTGACCACGCGATTACATTCAGTACGACCTGCTAATTGTTGGCTATCTTTTTTAGATAAACCAGTGACCAATATTCGCTGAGTACTACCCACCATTGATTGACTATAACGAGATGCTTGTAACAATAGCCTGTTTTGAAGAATTTGTAGTCTTTGTTTTTTTACCTCTATAGGCGTTTCATCTGGAAGATTAGCTGCAGGCGTTCCGGGTCTTGGGCTGTAAATGAAACTGAATGAGGTATCGAAGCCAATTTCATGTACTAGATCCATAGTATCCTGGAAATCTTTATCTGTTTCGCCAGGGAAACCTACAATAATATCAGTTGAAAGACGAATATCTGGCCGTACTTTTCGTAGTTTTCTGATTTTGGATTTAAATTCTAAAGCAGTATAACCTCGCTTCATCAAGCCTAATATTCGATCTGAACCACTTTGTACTGGTAAGTGTAAATGATTTGCCAGTTCGGGAACTTCTGCAAAGGCATTAATTAAATTGTCTGAGAAAGCTAGGGGATGGGAGGTAGTAAAGCGAATTCTGCCTATTCCATCTATAGCTGCGATGTAGTGGATTAATAACGCCAGATCAGCTATATCACCATTTTCCATTGAACCGCGATAATCATTAACGTTTTGGCCAAGCAAATTAATTTCTCGTACACCCTGTATTGCCAGTTGATAGCACTCTGCTAAGACATCATCAAATGGCCGACTGATTTCCTCTCCTCTAGTGTAAGGAACAACACAGAAACTACAATATTTGCTGCAGCCTTCCATGATAGAAACAAACGCGGTTGGTCCTTCGGCACGGGGAGCTGGCAAGTGGTCAAATTTTTCTATTTCAGGAAAACTGATATCAACAACAGGTTTTTTCTTTTCCATTCGCTCATTAAGTAAAGCAGGAAGCCGGTGTAGGGTTTGAGGACCAAACACTACATCGACAAAAGGAGCTCTTTTAATGATTTCTGCCCCTTCTTGGCTAGCAACACAACCACCTACACCTATGACAACATGAGGATTTTTAGCTTTATATTCTCGCCATTGGCCCAGCTGTGAAAATACTTTTTCCTGTGCTTTTTCTCGGATGGAACATGTATTAAGTAGTATTACATCTGCTTCATCTACTTGATCTGTTTTAACTAAGCCATGTGATTCGTATAATACTTCCGCCATTTTTGATGAATCGTATTCGTTCATTTGGCAGCCATTTGTTTTAATATATAATTTTTTAGCCATATTAGTTCTACTTTATTAAAGCGGTATTAGTAATTACTTACTCCATTCCTCTGATTACTTGCTTCCATGCCGCAAGTTGCGAAAGGTGTCTATTGTAGCACAAAGATTTATTCAGGAGATCCATCATTGCACTTTAAAAGACAGAGTGAGGGAATAATTGCCAGTATTATTTCATTCATGAGCACTTTGGCAATAGGTTTCTTTGATTCTTGGCAATATAAGTAACGCAATAAGCATACCAATAGGAAGAATCGACAAGGCCGTATGGTAGGCTGACAAAGGATACATCCTGACTGACCCAGCCATTTCGCCTGTCCACATTTTATCAAGAATATAACCAATTAGAGGCTGTGCTAATGCAATACCAACCATATTCATCATGTTCATAAAACTTAATCCAGTAGCAACATACTTTCTGTTGCATAACTCTTTAGCTACAGTAAAGGCTGGTAAAAAGCCAGCAGAAAAAACTCCAAAGATAAATAGAAGAAATTCCATGTAAAAAGAGGAGGTTATTGGTGCAAAGATAAAGAGAGTGGAGCAAATTAAAGCCCCTACGCAGCCTATATACATAGGGGGTTTACGCAAACCAATTCGATTAGAAAAAATTCCCCATAATGGACTAGCAATAGCCCAACCTATAAATACTAGAGAGACATAATTAGCTGCTGTGGATTTGGCAATCTGCATTTTATTCATTAAGAAAGGAACCCCCCAAAGCCCACAAAAGACGGGGGTTGCCATATACATTAGGCCTCCATATAAGGCCACCAACCATAATTGTTTATTTTTTATTAATGTCATCAGACTCGGAAGTAAATGCTCTTCTTCAATGGAGTGATGGTGAATATTCGGATTGTAATTTTTGGGTGTGTCTCTTGCAATCAATATAATTAAAGCAGCTAAAACAATACCGAGACATCCCATAATGGTCATACTGTGACGCCAACCAAATTCATCAATAAGCATGGCTAATGGTGCTTCACCTCCAATGGCCCCCATCATTCCTATAGTAACCATTAGACCAGTTAATAAGGCAAAACGTTGTGGTGGAAACCAATTGGCTGCGAGTTTCATCGTTCCAACCGCTGCAAAAGCAGAGCCAAAACCTATCATCAGCCTTGCCGTACATGCCATGAAAAAACTATTAGTAAGACCAAAGGCTATAGTGCTCACAGCACAAACCAATGTTGCTACGGTAAGTAGTCTATGCGGTCCAAAATAATCCATCATTACGCCGCCTGGTAATTGCATTGCTGCATAGGAATAAAAATAGATTCCTGATAAAATACCTAATGTTTGGCTAGTCACCGCGAAATCTTTCATTAGCTCATTGCTCATTACGCTGGGGGATACCTGTAAGAGACATTCATAAAAATAAAATAAGCAGCCTAAGCCCCATACCATCCAGGGTAAAAATGATTTTATGCCTGATTTTTCTATAGATTCAGCCTGCATATTATAATGAGCCATTATTATAAATTCTCCTTGAACAATAATGCTTTTTTTTAGTCACAAAGTCGTTTTATACGTTAGCATACAAAGATAGAAATTTCACTAGATAAAATAGAACACTGTTCGTCCATTTAGTGTGTTTTTAGAATCACTAGAACTGTTTAAAAACTTGTTACCAGCGAAAGAGGATTATAGAAGGGGAGTAACCCATGTATTAGACGACACAAATAGCTACTAGCAACAAGAGCCGCGGGAAGTTTATTGATCATTGGGATCATCTGCTGAATCAACGACCACTCTAGTTCCCCTCATCCCGCCGCCGGGAACATCAACAAACTCTTCATTAAGCCAACGTGCGTCTTCAATAAACATCCTAACACAGCCGTGACTTGCCCTATAGCCAGGAACTTCATAGCTACCATGTAGTGCATATCCTCTGAAAAAATGCATACAGTATGGCATTAGTGCACCGCCACTTTCACCATTAGATCTTCGTGGGAATACTGTAGAAACACAATCAATATCTTGTTTTCTTATAACGCGAAATGAGCCTGTTGGTGTACCGCAACCGCCAGTAACATTACATTTCCCTATCCCCGATGAAATTGGCCCCCACCAGAGTAGTTCACCATCTTCATCATAGGCTCCCCATGCTAATTTTTTTTGACTGACGTAAATTGTTTTTTCACCGCTTGATTCTATATATCGAGGAAAAGGAGAGACATCGTAAATGGTGATGCGGTCAATGTTTTTAGGCACGGCTATAGTCATTCCTTGGCGCAAACTGATATTCATGCGGTTAACCCGTTTGACAATGTCCCGTTCTTCAACATTAGGAAAAAGACTATCCCAGGACTCGCCTTGTTTAATTTTCATGCAAAAATAATCTGTTGTATCACATAATGTTTCACCAAATCTTTTATAAGCAAAGCTTAAAGAGTTTGCTAACATGAAATACAACAAAATAATTATTGATATCATAAATTTTTTCATAATGATTTCAATTGAGGTTCGTTGTATCTTAATTAGCGGCAAGTTAAAAAATAACTTTACACTTATAATGCAACGCTATTGTAATTAGTCATATCAAGCTACCCCGAGAGAAATTTCGTAAGGGCTCCTGTCGTGTCAATTTAAGAGATGTTGCCTGGGTGAAGGTACAGCCGTAACCCAGGGGCATAACCTGATGCGATCCTTGATCTTGGATTACGCTTTGCTCCATCCAAGTTACAATTTTCTCTTAAGTTGACACTATTAAGTGTTCATGTAATGGCGATAGCTTAATCAGTAGGTCAGGTCTAAGTAACCTGTCTAGCTTTGATGCTACATCAAAGCTAGATGTGATTTGGCATTTTAATATCTTTCTACTATTTTGAGTTTGTCTCTGTTTGGCCTTGTGTCGAACCGATAGATTGCCAGGCTTGATGAACTTGAGCTAATAATAAATTAGACTCAGCTAATAGGTTTTCGTCATTTTTTAAGTTGGCTTTTAGCAGTAGGGTCTGAATGTAGTCATATAACTTCAATAAATTCGATGCAATTTCTCCACCGTCTTCGTGATTGAGGCTTGATTTTAATCCCTCAATAATGCTCAATGCTTTACCTATATGCTCCCCTTTTTCTTTTATTTGTTTGCGTTGAATGTTACCTTGGGCTGTAGCGATATGGGTTCTTGCTCCTTGTAGCAGTAAGTCAATCAGTTCATGAGGTGACGCCGTGTCAACGCGAGTTTGTAATTCTATTGATTTATATTGATTTAGAACATTTTTGTATGGATTTTTCATAAAATTAATCTCTTATTATTTTACTTTTAACTTTGGTAAGGTGTCCATTAGTTGGGTAAGAGCACTACTCACTGATTGTAAGTCACTAATCAACAGATCTAGTGCTTGGAACTGACGCAAATATCTTTTTTCAACTTGTTCTTTACGCATATCAATTTTTTCTTGCGTTTTGGTTAATTTATCTACCTCTTTATCTAATGATGTATTTCTTTGCGTTAAATCTCCTTTTTTACTATCCATATATGAATCTATTAACTGATCCAATAAAACAGCTATCCCATCAGTAACAATGATATTTCCTCGAAGACCAGATGAGCCACCCGCTACATCTAAGGTTAAAGATGCAAGTACATCACTACCGTGTAACGTCTGACCATCACCTGACGTTGCGGCATAGGGACCTATAGTTCCTGACATGCTCACCCCAGGGGCAAACTCTGTTAGATCAATAGCATAGGTTCCTGCTGGTACTTTATTACCTACGGCTTGGACACTAATCGCACTATCAGTTGCAGTAGCCGTTTTAGCAAATAATGCTCCAATTTCATTGTAATTTTTTGATAAGGCTTGCTTAAACATGTCTTGGTTGATTTCAAGCAGCCCCTGTTTATTTGTTTTAATTCCCAGATCAGCCAGTGATTGAATGGACTTATTACCATTATTTAACGGAGCGGTAGCCCACCGAGTTAAATTGAGTTTTAATTTTCTAAATTGCGGATCGCCTTGGAATACGCCCCTTTGTTCCGTTTCACGGTTATATCCCGTTAAATTAGTTAAAAAAGTAATCGTGTCATTATATTTTTTGACAAACTCGTTAATCAGGTTAGTTAATTGATCCTGATTATCGTCAATAGTCATGGAAATCGTACTGCCTTCCGTAGCTCCCGTTAAATTAAGGGTTACCCCATTAATAACATTTTCTAGCTGATTGCTATTTTGACTTATGGTTAATCCATTAAGAAGGATTGTACTATTTTGAGCAGCCATAGTTTGAGTTAAAGAGTTAACCCCAGTTGTTGGGTCATAATTTAATGCGGTTATATCTCCGCTAATTTGCATGGAATAGGCTTCGCCGGTTTCCTTGGAGCTTAAAGTTAATCTTGCTCCCTGACTGTCATCTACTACGGTGGCTATAACGCCTGAGTTTGAGTTATTAATAGCATCACAAACAGCACTAAGACTATTATTATCTTCTGAGATATTAATTGTAAGTGATGTGGCATCTTGATTGGGAGTAAATGTACTGTTATCTGAACTGTAAGTGCCGAAATTGATGGTCATCGTTCCATAAGAACCAATGCTCATAGCATCGTTAGCAAAATATCCGGTTGCCAGTGTTTGCTGTTGTGCTAGATTTTGGACTGCAATTTGATAAGTTCCTTTTATTGCATCATTAGTAAGCGTTGCAGTGAGATATCCTTGTTCACTTAATGTAAATTTTTTTGTATAGAATTTATCGATGTCGGATAAGGTATGTAGGGTTTCTTGTAGGCTAGATAATGAACTTTTTAGCTGTCCCACCGCGGATAGCTCTGTATTAACGCTTTCTAGTTTCTTGTCATGTTTTGATTGAGCTGGTGTAATGTCGGCTTTTACTAAAGCCTCAACAATAGCTTTAACATCAAGACCTGAGCCAATGCCTGGAGATGATAAACCCATAGTGTCCCTTATCTATGTGACTAAGACTTATGAGATTTGTTTGAGAGTCATTCTTCATAAGCCTGAATTTTGTTAACGGCGGTATTGTTATATTAAAAAAATAGTTTATTTCATTAAACGTGCTTATCTATAGAACCATTAATAATATTATCTAGCAAGCTTAGTAAACGTAAATATTCATCAGACGGCATTTTCCGAATTACTTTATCGGACAGTTTATCAGTAACAATGGTTTGAAGTAATCCCGTGGCGTTATCCAAAGTATGCTTGGTTTCTGCATCGGCATAATTATCAGGCAGATTGCTTCTATCTCTATTCTCAATAGTCTCATTAGCCAATTTCAATGAATCAGCTGGAATCATGGTATTAACAGATTGTAGAGGTTTTATATCCATTCTTACTCCTTTTATATCCTACAATATAATAGGATATAAATGAAACACAGTGCAGTAGTTGCTGCACTGTGTTTGTTACTTACTAATGACCTAGTAAGGAAAGAACAGATTGTGGCAAGCTGTTTGCTTGAGCCAGCATCGCTGTTCCTGCCTGTTGTAGGATTTGGTTTTTAGTTAAATTTGCTGTTTCAGCAGCATAATCAGCGTCTTGAATTTGACTTCGAGCAGCGGATAAGTTGTCTGATACGTTTTGTAGGTTAGATATAGTAAAATCGAGGCGGTTTTCTATAGCACCGATTGCAGCTCGACTTGAGTCAACACTGTCAATTGCTGAGTCAATTCGTTGGATAGCGGTTTGTGCTCCAGCGGCTGTACTCACATCAATTGAATTGATACCAAGCGAGTCTTTAGCAATGAATGAACTGAGACCATCATTAGCCACAGTCCCACCTATAGCTATAGATTCTGTAGCACTTAGTGTTAGTTGGCCGCGGAGTGGGGTTGTGGCTGGGTCAAAGGCACCTCCTGTTATAGAAATACCATCTGTACCAGATACAAAGTTAGTCCCACTTTCAGAAACACTGATGTTTCGTCCATCAGCCGCCGTTAATGTGATACTGCCTCCATCGAGAGAAGCGACAACACCAGTTTGAGTAGAAACTGTGTTAATAGCATCTCTTAATGCAACATTACTAAGACCATTGGTAACTGACTGGCCATTGAATACTTCAACTCCATTAAGCGTTAAATTATAAGTATCTGTTGCGCCACCATGACCAATAGTTCCAACAGCTTGAGTACCTTCTGTAGACGCGGTAACAGATAGCCCGGTAATTCCAGCCTCATTGATGGCCGCGGCTTTAGCATAAGCGGAAGTTGCATCTTGTCCATTGGCTGCACCAGCATAACTAGCTGAACTGTCAATTGACACTGTTGCACCGTTTCCTACTGCGATAGTAAGGTCTGTTGTTGCGAGGGCACTTACCTGAGTACCTGTTTGAGACGCGATTCCACCGATAGCAGAGGATTGAACGTTGCCAATACTAAAGGTAATTGTTTGGTTGGCGTTAGCTCCTACTTGGAAACTAGCATTAGTGAAAGAGCCATCTAGAATTCTTTGATCGTTAAATTGTGTATCAAAAGCAACTCGATCTAGTTCATTTTGTAGCTGGCCAATTTCATCTTGGATAGATTGTCTATCGCTTGAGTTATTTGTGGCATTTGCTGATTGCACTGCAAGTTCACGCATACGTTGCAGGATGTTGGTCGTTTCTTGCATCGCTCCTTCAGCAACTTGGGCGAGAGAAATACCATCATTAGCATTTCTAACCGCTTGGTTCATACCTCGAATTTGTGCCGTCATTCGTTCTGAAATAGACAAACCCGCAGCATCATCTTGAGCACTATTAATTCTTAAGCCAGATGATAAACGCTGTATCGAGGTTTGCATCGCGCTCGCTGATCCATTTAAGTTACGCTGTGCAATAAGCGAAGTAACGTTTGTATTTATTACTTGTGACATGATTTTAGTCTCCTCAGACCTGAATCCCTGGTTTGGGACATTAAGCTAGGTAAATTCTTTTTGAATGAATTTACCCTACCCAATGAAGTTATCGGAAAAGTGGAAAAAAACTTTAGGGCTTTAAGCGTTTTTTTTGAAAAAAAGATAAAAATTGATTAGTAGAATCATTGTGTTATATAAAAGTGCAGTATGGATTAAAATGCCGCGATTATGCTGGTTTATGCATTTAATTGGCCTATTTTTAGCTAAGTGTGCATTTGATTGTCATTCTTTGTTGTACTTTAAACTACAGTGAAATGCTTTAAATAAATTACTCTGGTTTATCTATAGAATAGAGATATTATGAATATATTTATTTCGGTGTATACTATAAACCGATTTTACATATAGGTTCTAATTTATGAGCTGGTTTAAAAAACTATTACCATCAAGAATAAGGACAGAAACCTCACAGAAAAAAGGCGTGCCTGAGGGGTTGTGGGTTAAGTGTTTAGGGTGTAATGAGGTTCTTTATAGCACTGAATTAACAAAAAATTTAATGGTTTGTCCATCATGCAATTTTCATCATCGCATATCTGCTCGTGTCAGAATAGCTCAATTTCTTGATGAAGGTGGTCAAGAAGAAATCGCAGCAAATTTAGAGCCTCAAGATAGATTAAAATTTAGAGATTCGAAAAAATATAAAGACAGAATATCACAAGCACAGAAAGCGACTGGAGAAAAAGAAGCTTTAATTGTGGTTAAGGGAACTTTGTCTCAACAACCGATTATTGCCGGTGCATTTGAATTCAATTTCATGGGTGGTTCCATGGGAGCTACTGTAGGCGAAAAGTTTGTACGTGCGGTCAATGTGGCTGTAGCAGAAAATCGGCCCTACGTTTGTTTTACTGCTAGTGGCGGTGCCCGGATGCAAGAGGGATTGTTTTCTTTGATGCAAATGGCCAAAACCTCCGCAGCTCTTGCTAAGTTTGCTGAAACAGGCCTTCCTTTTATTGTTGTCTTAACCGATCCTACTATGGGAGGCGTTTCCGCTAGTTTTGCTAGTCTTGGTGATGTCATTATCGCTGAACCCAATGCATTGATTGGTTTCGCTGGTCCACGAGTAATTGAGCAAACAGTACGCCAGACCTTACCTGAAGGATTTCAGCGTAGTGAGTTTTTATTAGAGCACGGTCATATTGATATGATAGTTGAACGTAAATTTCTTCGTTCTACAATCTCTGAGTTAATATCTAAGTTAACCCATCAGGGTACGGAGAGTTTTTTTGCAAAAAGCATGGACTAAATGGAGCCTAAATCAATGGCTAACCGATCTAGAACATCGACATGCTCAGGAAGTCCAATTGGGGCTAGAGCGAATATTCGAAGTTGCGAAAAAAATCAATGTTCACGTCCCTGAATGTAAAGTAATTACCGTTGCAGGCACTAATGGTAAAGGATCAACCGTT
This Legionella fallonii LLAP-10 DNA region includes the following protein-coding sequences:
- the accD gene encoding acetyl-CoA carboxylase, carboxyltransferase subunit beta; translated protein: MSWFKKLLPSRIRTETSQKKGVPEGLWVKCLGCNEVLYSTELTKNLMVCPSCNFHHRISARVRIAQFLDEGGQEEIAANLEPQDRLKFRDSKKYKDRISQAQKATGEKEALIVVKGTLSQQPIIAGAFEFNFMGGSMGATVGEKFVRAVNVAVAENRPYVCFTASGGARMQEGLFSLMQMAKTSAALAKFAETGLPFIVVLTDPTMGGVSASFASLGDVIIAEPNALIGFAGPRVIEQTVRQTLPEGFQRSEFLLEHGHIDMIVERKFLRSTISELISKLTHQGTESFFAKSMD
- the rluD gene encoding 23S rRNA pseudouridine(1911/1915/1917) synthase RluD, with product MIEHLKKQITIPREYHSQRVDSVLAQLLPEYSRSQISNWIKTGSVTLNHKPCKPKDKTMDGDLIEINVNFIKAETDFNLCEPEDIPLQIIYEDEQLLVLNKPADLVVHPGAGNRNHTLVNALLHHAPVLHNLPRAGIVHRLDKDTTGLLIVAKSLTAHTSLIRQMQAREIQRHYITLVQGHIISGGTIDTGFGRHSRNRLKMTVTEQGRQAITHYTVNKQYHDFTLLDVALMTGRTHQIRVHLAYINHPVVGDQLYGGRMRFPTNADEHLKTVLQQFKRQALHARFIAFYHPETDEQLTFEAPLPDDFKLLLNTLDQHYEY
- the miaB gene encoding tRNA (N6-isopentenyl adenosine(37)-C2)-methylthiotransferase MiaB, translated to MAKKLYIKTNGCQMNEYDSSKMAEVLYESHGLVKTDQVDEADVILLNTCSIREKAQEKVFSQLGQWREYKAKNPHVVIGVGGCVASQEGAEIIKRAPFVDVVFGPQTLHRLPALLNERMEKKKPVVDISFPEIEKFDHLPAPRAEGPTAFVSIMEGCSKYCSFCVVPYTRGEEISRPFDDVLAECYQLAIQGVREINLLGQNVNDYRGSMENGDIADLALLIHYIAAIDGIGRIRFTTSHPLAFSDNLINAFAEVPELANHLHLPVQSGSDRILGLMKRGYTALEFKSKIRKLRKVRPDIRLSTDIIVGFPGETDKDFQDTMDLVHEIGFDTSFSFIYSPRPGTPAANLPDETPIEVKKQRLQILQNRLLLQASRYSQSMVGSTQRILVTGLSKKDSQQLAGRTECNRVVNFDGPEHLIGQFVTIQISDALPNSLRGRLIETETQTA
- a CDS encoding flagellin N-terminal helical domain-containing protein; the protein is MSQVINTNVTSLIAQRNLNGSASAMQTSIQRLSSGLRINSAQDDAAGLSISERMTAQIRGMNQAVRNANDGISLAQVAEGAMQETTNILQRMRELAVQSANATNNSSDRQSIQDEIGQLQNELDRVAFDTQFNDQRILDGSFTNASFQVGANANQTITFSIGNVQSSAIGGIASQTGTQVSALATTDLTIAVGNGATVSIDSSASYAGAANGQDATSAYAKAAAINEAGITGLSVTASTEGTQAVGTIGHGGATDTYNLTLNGVEVFNGQSVTNGLSNVALRDAINTVSTQTGVVASLDGGSITLTAADGRNISVSESGTNFVSGTDGISITGGAFDPATTPLRGQLTLSATESIAIGGTVANDGLSSFIAKDSLGINSIDVSTAAGAQTAIQRIDSAIDSVDSSRAAIGAIENRLDFTISNLQNVSDNLSAARSQIQDADYAAETANLTKNQILQQAGTAMLAQANSLPQSVLSLLGH
- the fliS gene encoding flagellar export chaperone FliS, which gives rise to MKNPYKNVLNQYKSIELQTRVDTASPHELIDLLLQGARTHIATAQGNIQRKQIKEKGEHIGKALSIIEGLKSSLNHEDGGEIASNLLKLYDYIQTLLLKANLKNDENLLAESNLLLAQVHQAWQSIGSTQGQTETNSK
- the fliD gene encoding flagellar filament capping protein FliD; the protein is MGLSSPGIGSGLDVKAIVEALVKADITPAQSKHDKKLESVNTELSAVGQLKSSLSSLQETLHTLSDIDKFYTKKFTLSEQGYLTATLTNDAIKGTYQIAVQNLAQQQTLATGYFANDAMSIGSYGTMTINFGTYSSDNSTFTPNQDATSLTINISEDNNSLSAVCDAINNSNSGVIATVVDDSQGARLTLSSKETGEAYSMQISGDITALNYDPTTGVNSLTQTMAAQNSTILLNGLTISQNSNQLENVINGVTLNLTGATEGSTISMTIDDNQDQLTNLINEFVKKYNDTITFLTNLTGYNRETEQRGVFQGDPQFRKLKLNLTRWATAPLNNGNKSIQSLADLGIKTNKQGLLEINQDMFKQALSKNYNEIGALFAKTATATDSAISVQAVGNKVPAGTYAIDLTEFAPGVSMSGTIGPYAATSGDGQTLHGSDVLASLTLDVAGGSSGLRGNIIVTDGIAVLLDQLIDSYMDSKKGDLTQRNTSLDKEVDKLTKTQEKIDMRKEQVEKRYLRQFQALDLLISDLQSVSSALTQLMDTLPKLKVK
- a CDS encoding L,D-transpeptidase; this translates as MISIIILLYFMLANSLSFAYKRFGETLCDTTDYFCMKIKQGESWDSLFPNVEERDIVKRVNRMNISLRQGMTIAVPKNIDRITIYDVSPFPRYIESSGEKTIYVSQKKLAWGAYDEDGELLWWGPISSGIGKCNVTGGCGTPTGSFRVIRKQDIDCVSTVFPRRSNGESGGALMPYCMHFFRGYALHGSYEVPGYRASHGCVRMFIEDARWLNEEFVDVPGGGMRGTRVVVDSADDPNDQ
- a CDS encoding MFS transporter, with amino-acid sequence MAHYNMQAESIEKSGIKSFLPWMVWGLGCLFYFYECLLQVSPSVMSNELMKDFAVTSQTLGILSGIYFYSYAAMQLPGGVMMDYFGPHRLLTVATLVCAVSTIAFGLTNSFFMACTARLMIGFGSAFAAVGTMKLAANWFPPQRFALLTGLMVTIGMMGAIGGEAPLAMLIDEFGWRHSMTIMGCLGIVLAALIILIARDTPKNYNPNIHHHSIEEEHLLPSLMTLIKNKQLWLVALYGGLMYMATPVFCGLWGVPFLMNKMQIAKSTAANYVSLVFIGWAIASPLWGIFSNRIGLRKPPMYIGCVGALICSTLFIFAPITSSFYMEFLLFIFGVFSAGFLPAFTVAKELCNRKYVATGLSFMNMMNMVGIALAQPLIGYILDKMWTGEMAGSVRMYPLSAYHTALSILPIGMLIALLILPRIKETYCQSAHE